The genomic region GAAGGGGAAGCAGCAGACTCCCTAGTATTGTCGGCCTACATGCAGTATTGAATCATGCCAGAACTCAGGAGTGCCCCTTGGCCACTTACCCCTTAGTTTCTAGAAAAATGCCTCATCATCTATTGTTTCCTTAACCTTTCGCTACTTTCTGCTCTTTTCCTGTTCTCAGGCCCTGCCCACATCTGCTTCTTTCGACACTCTGTGCCAGCTGAGATGTCTAGAGACGATACAGAGCTAGTGAACTAGACATGGAGATAACATGTATTCCAGGAAAACACGGGAGGAAAGTTTTATATGTAAACCGGCTAATGGGTCAGtgcatttccccccctcttttttggtggtctctctttttccctttctttggcTCAAACCTCATTATTACTCCTTTTAGCCAATCTATCCCAGAGTCTCAATTCCCTGTGCCCTCTTCACACTGTTCCCTCTTCCCTCAGCACAGGCAGAGAAAAGGCAGTTCAAGCCAGAGTATGTCACAAAAAATGTCCCTCCAGGCAAGTCCCCTTTTCATTTCTGCTCTGGCTCTTCTGCCACTGTTGTCACCTCGATGGTGGTGGTATGTTCGTCTGATGCCGTGGCATCCTCAATGGCGCTAGACGGCACCGTCACAATCGTGCTCCCACTGGGAGCCATTTGTGTTACGTTCTGTATGGTGGTGCCTAGTCCCGGGAGGGTGAGCAGCTGAAAAGGGCTGACCACTTTCACCACAGTGCTGCCATCTTGTATGGCTGCCGTGCTGAGGACTGTCAGGTTGGAAGCGTCGGGATGGATCTCAACAGTGTTGGGGAAACTAGAGCCTGAGGAAGCCAGTACGGTATATCCTCCCAATAACGGTGAGGCCGGGGAGCTGGCTGAGGGTGCCTGAGATGTACTTTTCCCAAGCACTGAGGCTGGAAGGGCGGACACCACTTTGCTGAGAGGGAGGTTGGCCAGCTGAGAGACGGGCACTCCTGGGGCCAAGGCAATTTGTGCTGACTGGGCCAGGACTTGAGAGGTGATAGCAGCTGGCCCAGATGTGGCCCTGGTAAGTCTGGGGCGTTTTAAAGGTGCTGGGATGGAGACTGGAGTCAGAGTCATCAGCACGTTGTTGAGGTGCTGCGATTTGTGCTTCAGCTCCTTTGCTCGCTTGCGGTGCTCGTCACATTGCTGCTCCAATGCTGAAACGAGACCGTAATGAACGTTAGTACGGGTACTCTCCAACCTCCACCTAACACAAGCTTCCCAGTGGCCATCTTCCCAGTTTTAACAGCATAGCAACAACTGAAGTACAATAAGCAAGGCAATTTAGCTCATTCTTTAGCATCATTCCAAGCTAAACTGATCTAGCATGCATTgacttagcaaaaaaaaaaaaaaaaatctactttccTACACAGAAAAACTCCAGGATAGTATCAGCGATGCCAACAGAAGAGACACCGAAATTCCAGGTGGGCATACCTGCTAAATCCCGTGTGTATTGTTCTCTTGAGCGATCCATCTGGCACTTGTGGCTAGCTAGAACTTTCTTTACCAGGTCCAGCATGCCGAAATTCTGGACTATGTTGTTGAGTAAAACAGCatcttaaaacagaaaaatagatACTGATCGTTGAGGACAGAATCATTCCCTACAGAAAGAATTTACCTTTTTCTTGGTAAAACACAGATATGccaaagcagcagttctcaaactgtgggtcgggaccccaaagtcagttgcaaccccattttaatgggatcaccagggctgacgttagacttgctggggcctagggCCAGGGCCGAAGCCCGAGCCCTACCACCCTCTggatggcggggctcaggttacaggtccccGACCTGGGGCTGAGGCCCTTGGGGTTTGGCCCttccacccagggcagtggggcttgggcaggctcagcctacagtcccccctcctggggtcgtgtagtaatttttgttgtccgaAGGGAGTTGCGGTgcatgaagtttgagaaccgctgtgctAAAGTGACGTAGCCAAATCTGTTTTAGGATAATGCAAGAGGTCAGAGCTTAagaattcattaatatttatgcTTAGAATACTGAGAAAGAAAGGATGGGGAGAAGCATCAAGGGGTGATTAAGAGACAATAGTCCTTTCTTCCCAAACAGAGATTGAGAAGAGAGGTCTCGGGACACATAGCTAGTTGCTATCTGAACAGCAAGCACTACTGACAGGCTGACCAAAGCGTGGTCAGAGGAGAGAATTGCTTTCACAGGATACAATCTAGaaggttttttctccccactTTATGAGTGCTGAAAATTCTCTCTCTAGTTCAGTTTATGGGAAGCATTAATCTAGATGAGTTTAGcaattacttttattttcattctgttttctcAGTGCTTGTATTAAATCTTGTGGTTAAGATGACTGTTGTCTGAGAATTTCACACAGACATCCCCAAATAAGAGAATCCCATAACTGAAGGGCAAAGGGTTTCTCAAAGTGACACTGCCCCTCAGTCTCAGTGAAGTGGCAAGACAAGGTGTGTTTCCTCCCAGCAAGACGTGCTGTGAAAGGCCACGGC from Natator depressus isolate rNatDep1 chromosome 13, rNatDep2.hap1, whole genome shotgun sequence harbors:
- the GMEB2 gene encoding glucocorticoid modulatory element-binding protein 2 isoform X3, with protein sequence MAEEEDSLEAEIVYPITCGDSKANLIWRKFVCPGINVKCVQYDDHLISPKEFVHLAGKSTLKDWKRAIRMNGIMLRKIMDSGELDFYQHTKVCSNTCRSTKIDLTGARVSLTSQTSTEYIPLTPASADVNGSPATITIETCEEASDWTTSIGDDTFAFWRGLKDAGLLEEVIEEFHQELVETMKGLQQRVQDPPLQLSDAVLLNNIVQNFGMLDLVKKVLASHKCQMDRSREQYTRDLAALEQQCDEHRKRAKELKHKSQHLNNVLMTLTPVSIPAPLKRPRLTRATSGPAAITSQVLAQSAQIALAPGVPVSQLANLPLSKVVSALPASVLGKSTSQAPSASSPASPLLGGYTVLASSGSSFPNTVEIHPDASNLTVLSTAAIQDGSTVVKVVSPFQLLTLPGLGTTIQNVTQMAPSGSTIVTVPSSAIEDATASDEHTTTIEVTTVAEEPEQK